The stretch of DNA TTGGTAGAGCCAGCATGAAGCTGAAAGTCGTAAGTCGAGGGCGGAAAGCAGCAACAGACCAAACAAACCCCTAGTCATTTCCAATCCCATCGGGATTCAATATTGGTAGAGCCAGCATGAAGCTGAAAGTCGTAAGTCGAGGGCGGAAAGCAGCAACAGACCAAGCAAACCCCTAGCCATTTCCAATCCCATCGGGATTCAATATTGGTAGAGCCAGCATGAAGCTGAAAGTCGTAAGTCGTAAGTCAGAAAGCAGCAACAGACCAATCAAACCCCTAGCCAATTCCAATCCCATCGGGATTCAATATTGGTAGAGCCAGCATGAAGCTGAAAGTCGTAAGTCGAGGTCAGAAAGCAGCAACAGACCAATCAAACCCCTAGCCATTTCCATTCCCATCGGGATTCAATATTGGTAGAGCCAGCATGAAGGGGAGAAGTCGGGATGTCGATAAGTCGGAAGTTTTTAGGTGGGGAAGTGGCTCAGGGAACAAGTTTCTGATTTTTTTTCGCAATCCTCCCGGGGAAAGGTCCGCCTAGCTGCAGGCTTATTTTTTGCTCAACTCTCTAACCTTATTTTGTACAAATTCTGCCCGTGATTTGCCATTAATGTTTAAACCTCTGGATCTACAATATTTCACCAGTTCTGATGGTTTCACATAGATATCTATTGGAGTTAGCCCTTGATTTTTTAACTTAGACTTTACTTCCTCCTTGTTCTTTTTCCATTCCTTCCAAGTCTTATCAAGACCATCTCAATCTAATGCAACTCCTTATTCTACGTATACCTGTCGAACCACCAGGGCATAGTAATCATCTTCTAAGGCCAAATAACCTTGATCGTAGCAGAAACAATAGGTATTACCGGATTGTGTTCGGTACTGATTGGTAAAATAACTAAATTTGAAGCCTCTTTCCAGCAATTGGTCCTTACGTACTTTGGCCTTCCCTGCTGGATTTAGTTCGGCAAGTATGCGTCGGTTTTTGCGTAAAATATTGTTGATATTTCGTACAAAATTGGTTCCATCACTATTGAGGCGATTATTGTAGCTGCTTCTACATTGAGGAGAGCAGAATTTTTTGTCGGCACGGCCTATAAAATCATCGCCGCACTCCAGGCATTTACTTCGCATATCAGAGCGTTGAATTGAGCTGCTATTGGATCGAGACCTAGTGCTGCCGGCACTAAATACCGAGATATAAAATGGTCTCTTTTGTCGCCATACTGCGTTGCTCGTTGCTCACATAGGCCCACTATTATCGCGCCTCGTGCCTTGTCTGGCAACAAAATAGCCTCATTTTATTTATCCCCTTACTTAGCTCCGGCAGCACTAGTATCCTATAAAGTTAAGATTTTAGGGGCAAAAATGCAAGGAGAATGTACAAGTACTTCCGATTTTGTCTTAGACGGATGCCCGTAATCCAACATTAAGTAAATGAGCACAATTATATTACCGCATACTAGGAATGGGAGGTATCTTTCACCACATCTTCTTGGCACCAGCGATAAAGAATCTGGTTGACCATTTCCTCATATTTATCTAAGGCTGAAGGCTTCAGGTAATGTTCAGTCGCACCATGGGCGATGCACTTTAAATAAAAACTTTGCCCTGGGAGGCTTGAAATCGTAATTACGGGCATATCCTTGAGCTGCGGTTGGGATTTTAAATGGCCTAGGATCTCAAAACCATCCAGCCCAGGCAAATGCATATCTAGTAGGATAAACGCAATATTCTCCAAAACCTTGGATTTAGTGTATTCGATTAACGATTTCCCTTCCAGAAAATGAATGAGTTCAACATTAAACGGAGATTCACTCATACAGAATTTAAATAATTCTACATCTGCACGATTATCTTCAGCAATGATGATCTTTTTTGCTGGTTTCATAAAAAATAGTTTACATAAGACAAGGCAAGCACATTCATACTACAATATAAACTGCTCTTGTCCAACTTAGGGGGTTAACAATAATAAATCGTGTTTTGGGACCGGTTATTTTTCTGTGCGGAGAATTATTTAGCAATCGCATTCTTATGGGAGTATACTCAAATACGCCGGTTTTGATTCAAAAGAAGAGGACATTTTAAAAAAATGTTGATATGAAATCTATCCTATTTTTCTATTGGCCAGCATCCAATTCCCTTTTAATGGTAGGGCATAGGCAGCTGGGAAGACGGAGAGGAATTGTTCTTTATGAAATTTTTCGGTGGACTGGGTATCGTGCTGGGTGGCTGCCAGGCGATTGTACAACAAAAGGCCATTGGGTGTGAGGCGATCTTTGAGCTGTTGCAAGAAGTGCTGTTGTTCAAAGATTTCCGGCACCGTATCATCGAGAAACACATCCATACAAATGAGATCGAACTGTTCGCGAGATTGGGCCACAAAAGCGCGAGCATCGGCGCAGACAATATCCAAGGGAGCCTGGATAGCTGGCAAGCCATAAGTAGATGCCAAACCTATAACCGCTTCATCTATTTCAACTGCTGTGCAATGAAAGGTGGTCCCCAGGTGTTGCTCCAATAACAAGGGGATGCTCCCCAGCCCGAGCCCTAAAACCAAGACCTTATCCACCGGCCAATTTTCCCAATCTATTTTTTTAAATGTGTCGCCAAAGTTGTCGTAGAGATCAGCAAAAGAATATACGGCATGCGCGGTACTCAGCTGATAACGGCCTTTTTTGAGGCTCACATAAAGGTGGGGGTTATACTCACTAGAGCTGCTTTCGATATGCCATTCAAATAGGTAACTCGACCATCTTTTCCAGAGGGGTTCTTGGTTCATCACTTTGGTTTTGGGTACATCAGGCTTCCCATTTTCGGAATTTATGGGTATCCTCAAAAATCCGGAGCATAATAATGCGGTCTTCTACTCCGAAATCCTTTTCCCGTCGCGCCATTACTCTCTCCATCATTTCAAAAGCCTTTTCAGGGCGATAGGTTTGAAAACCTTTGAAGCCGCCCCATGAAAAAGAAGGAATAAAATTGCGTGGAAAGTCACTTCCAAAGATATTAGAAGAAACACCGACTACTGTCCCTGTATTCAACATGGTATTGATACCCGTCTTGGAATGATCCCCCATGACCAGACCACAAAATTGCATCCCCGTTTTCACAAAACTTTCTGCGGCATAATCCCACATTTTCACCTCTTCGTAATTATTTTTCAAGTTGGAATTATTCGTATCCGCCCCAAGGTTACACCATTCGCCAATGACGGCATCTCCGAGGAACCCCTCGTGTGCCTTGCTACTATAGCCCTGCATGATGACGTTTTTGACTTCTCCCCCGACCTTGCAATGAGGGCCAAGGGTAGTGGCACCATATATTTTGGCGCCCATTTTAATGATACTATTTTCGCCTACACAAAGCGGGCCACGAATCATTACTCCTTCCATTATTTCTGCCTGTTTGCCAATATATACAGGCCCGGTGGTCGCATTGATGGTCGCAAATTCCACGGAAGCACCTTCCTCCAGGAAGATATTTTCAGCCCCTAAGACATTATTGGTTGCACTAAGCGGCGCAGAAGTTCTGCCTTTAGTCAGCAATTCAAAATCGGAAACGAGGGCTGGCTCATTGATGCTAAACAAATCCCAAAGGTGGTCTATTTTCAAGTATTCGGTGTTCTCCAGATCAAAGCCTTTTAACTCGCCAAAATCCTCATCGTGAATCAATTGTTCCAGTTGCTCTCCATTCAATTTGGCTGCAATGAGTTCTTCTCCTTTCAGAAAAGCCTCATTGAAATCCATTTGCTGGATCAATTTCACCAACTGTGGAGAAGGCAATACACTTCCATTGATCAAAATATTTTCATCACCATAGTCAATAGGAAATTTGCCTGCCAGGTAATCCTGGGTAATATAAGCAACCGTCCCTTTTAACCAATGCTGCCATTTCTCGCGGATAGAAAGGATGCCGACTCGCAATTCACAAACGGGTCGGGTATAGGTTAAGGGAAGGAAATGATCTCGATTTTCGTTATCGAATAAAATAAGATGGGCCATAATGATTTGGATCAAGGGGATGTATAAAAGAAAGAAAAATAAGCCAAATTAAAAAAAGTCCCGCCCGGATATGACCGAAGGGGACTTTTTAACCTTTTGAAAAAAAGGTTTATTTAGGATGGAGCATCGCTCTTCGAAAATTTGTTGAATTTGGCAAATTTCTTATTGAATTTATCAATACGTCCCGCAGTATCAACAAATTTCATTTTGCCAGTATAAAAAGGATGAGAATAACTGGAAATCTCCAATTTCACCAATGGATACTCTTTACCATCTTCCCAAACAATTTTGTCTGAGGTAGGTGCGCAAGAGCGGGTTAAAAAGGTATCATCAGATGAAAAATCCTTAAAAACCACTAATCTGTAATTGCTAGGATGCGTATCTTTTTTCATAATTCTTTTTTTTCAAGACCGCAAAGATACGCTTTTTAGAAAAAACCTCAAACATTTGCGTCTTTTTTACATAAATTTCTAGTGGCCCTGTGGTCAAACCGCAGCCAAACTGGCGTTTTCACAGGCCAAAGCCAATCACCTGGTTCTGTGACAATTTTTGTGGTTTTGAGTCAAAGGAGAACAAAAGATACCGTTTACTACGGTCAATTTAGCTTTTCACGTTCCCTCGACTACAAAATTGTCAGGGAAGGAACCATCTTTTAGTTTTTTTTTCACCTTTACACAACATTCGAACTAAAATTCTGTTTATTGACAAAATAATGCATAGATTTGCAATTATATTTTATTTACGTCGTTTATTTTTCACTATTGTTCTAAATTATTATTTTTCCCTTTAGTGAATTTAAACAATAAAACGCTTCTTAAATTTATAAAAACAAGTTAAAATGATGAACTATTTGTCAAATCCCAAATCTCTTTTTGGCGTATGGTTGGCGCTAGGTTTAGCACTAGGACTTTATTTTGGTTTCCTTGTAGGTAGCATGACTATTGGTTTACCGATGGGTTTGTGTTTAAGTTTTTTATTGGGTAAGGTTTCCTACCGTATTTCTAAAGGAATTTTAAAGTTCAAGGGCTAATTTTTTTGGGACGCGGAGTTATTGGAGGGAAAGAGGTAGTGGAGGTTTATGGTCGCGTGGATGGGCATAGCGGGTTATAGTTTGTAAGTTACTTGGAAGTGGCTGGGGGTAGGTTGTAAGTCGCGTGGATATGGCTTGTGAGAGGAGTCAGTTGGCGAGGGAGTTTGAAATTGTCATTGCCATTGAAATTGAAATTGTCATTGCCATTGAAATTGTCATTGCCATTGCCATTGAAATTGTCATTGCCATTGCCATTGAATTTGCCATTGCCATTCCCATTGCCATTGAATTTGATATTGTCATTGAATTTGAAATTGCCATTGTCATTGTAAACTAGCGACTGTTGTGGCTTTTTTGAACCATATAAGGAATATAAGATCATATAAGGTGGGGCTTGGCCTCTCCTTCTTTCATAAAAAACCCGATCTTTACCAAATGTCAAATATTCCCTTAGGTTTAAAAAGAACAGCGGCCATGGTTGTGCTAAGGCATGAACAGGCTTTTTTATTGCTCGAAAGGGCCAAGCCACCACACCAGGGAAAATTCGTCCCTGTAGGTGGCAAGCTCGAGCCTTTTGAAGATCCTTATAGCGCTGCAATTCGCGAAACAAAGGAAGAAACCGGCATTTCCCTTTCCTCTCTCCAATATGCTGGTGTATTGATAGAAAGTTCTCCCACAGCCTACAATTGGCAATGCAATATTTACCTGGCAGATATCCCCTACCAAACGCCACCACCATGCGATGAAGGCATTCTCCACTGGGTGAATTACGACCAAATCCCCTTCATTGATACGCCTCCTACAGATTGGCTAATCTACCAATACCTCATGCGTGGACAGGTCTTCGCATTTAATGCCATTTACGATGAAAACCTGGTCCTGATTCGAATGGTAGATGAAATTGAGGGAAAAGCATTGAACTTTAGCTGATTTAACCTTGTTCTAATTAATAGGCTTGATAGACAAAATGTCTTTTTGTTTATTTTTTACCTTATCTGTCAAAAAACATTTAAATCTCCTCGATTACTTCTTTTCATAAGTAGGTTGTTTTTACTTTTCTTAATTTATTAAAATACCTTATCCATGGAGAGGACCATTAAAATTCGTGTGGTTAGAGAGACCAATTCAAACGTAACTGTACATTTTATCAGCCTTAATCGAAAAATGCCCATTCCCAAAAAAGATTTTGAAAAAAGAGTGGCCAATGGGGTTTATGAGGTCATCGGTGAAAATAGAGATTAGTTCCAATCAATCTTAAGATAGCGTGAGGTTTGCGATGAAGGAGTCCGCCATTAGCAGATTCGGCGTTAAAAAACAGTCTGAAACGAAGAGCCCGCACAAAAAACTGTTTGAGCTTCGAAGCAACCAGACTCAGCTGTAAATAATTGACAATCAACCATTTTTAAGTGATCACCTAAACCCAATGGCGAGTTTCTTTTTGTGCAACGTAGTGGAAGACTGTTTTAGCCGACTTCGTCTGCCGAAGGACAATCTAAGGAGACTCCGTCGTCCGAAGGCCGAAGATGCGTCAGGCGGCGGTTTTGGCTCCACCTTTTTCCGCGAAAAGGTGGAAAAGCAAACTTTACAGCCAAGCATCCTGGTAAAACCCTGTAACCCAAGCCTATAAAAGACCACAAGTACACAAACCTGACGTTAAGATAGCATTGTGTATTAATTTTATTCATATTTTAGCTGCGGTTTATTAATGGGTAAAACACCCAAATGGTGGTCGTGCCCCCGCCCGTTTAGCAGAAATAGAGACAATGCATGAATGTATCTTTTACATGGAGTGCGAGCTCCTACTCGCCCCCAATAGTATAAATTCGGAAAATCCTTAACTGGACCGAACATTCTCATCAAAAAGGTAGTTCAAATAGCAAATACAACATCTTAATCATATGCAAGTTCCATAATCGCTCAGCCTTTTCCTTCCTTTATTAATCTAATCTTAAACCTACCTAATATGTTAGTCAAAAAAGAAACGTTTCGCAAACTTGCTGCGATCCGAACCAACCCCTGCGTCTCCATTTTTATTCCTACTCATCGTGCCGGATTTAATAATAAGCAAATAGATTATTTACGACTTAAAAATGCCATTAGTGAAGCCAAGACTAAACTAGAAGCACAACAAGTAGCGCTAAATGATATTAAACATATATTGCAACCAGCGTATGATCGATTAGAAGATGATCATTTCTATCAACAATTATCAGATGGACTAGCCTTTTTCCTAAGCAAGGAAATGGCTTATCATTATGAATTGCCAATTGATTTCCATTCAAGGGTACACGTTGGCGGTTCCTTTTACCTCCGTCCACTCTTGCCGCTGTTTACAGGCGATGGTCGTTTTTTCATATTGGCGCTTAGCCAAAATGATGTCCGTTTTTTCGAGGCTACGCGCTATAGTATTACTACCGTTATTATTGAAGACCTCGTTCCTGCGAATATAGCGGAAACACAATTGGCAAATGAAGGGGAAGCATCTCTGCAATTCCATTCTGGAGCTTCTGGTGATCATGCGCCCCTTTATCATGGCCAAGGAGGAGGAAAAGACGATAGAAAAGAGGATTTAAAGCACTTTTTCAAGGAGATAGATGATGGCCTAATGAAAATGCTACACGATGAAAAAGCGCCTTTATTGATCGCTGCGGTTGACTACCTGGTGCCATTATATAAAGAAACCAGCCGTTATCAACATATCGTTGCCCCTTTCCTCAAAGGTAACCCTGAGCACCTCTCAGCCTTTCAACTACACGAAAGGGCCTGGAAAATGATGGCTCCCTTTTTCAAGGAGCAGGAAAGTCTTGATTTTAATCAATTTAAAGATGACTTTTCGAAGCACAAAGCGAGTATATCTCCCTATGAGATTATCCCCGCTGCCGCCGAAGGTCGAATCAAATCGCTTTTCCTCAACAAAGCGGAAGCTTATCTGAAAGGCAAATACATCCCGGAAGAAAAAAAGGTACAAATCGATAAAAAGGAGCAAGAAGGCAACCATTGCTTACTTAATTATGCCGCCACTCAGACCTTCCTTCAAGGTGGGACGGTCTACCATGTCAGCGAAGACGAATTACCATTCCCGAGTGGCCTTATGAATGCCGTGTACCGCTATTAAAGCGGGCAAAGGCCAGTGAATAAATGATACTGATTTTTAATAAAAAAAAAAATACATGACTTACCTACAATTAAAAACTGACAAATTGCCCACGCTCGTGGCAGCATTAAATAGTCTATTAGCCAATTACACCGTGTACCACCAAAAATTGCTGCGATTCCACTGGAATGTCAGAGGCGAAAACTTTTTTGAATTACACGAGGTATTTGAAAAATTATACCAATCACCTGCCTTAAAAATTGATGCGATAGCCGAGCGTATCCAAACGCTCAAGTACCGTCCACTTTCCATGCTGCATCAATACCTTGAAAAGGCAACGATTAAAGAAAAAGATACCTTCCGCAACGATAGAGAAATGGTACAAGAGGTGTTAGAAGACCAAAGTATTTTGATAAAAAACCTCAAAGATGCCATTCAGGCCGCCAAAATGGCTGAAGATGACGCCACTATTTATTTATTGAGCTCCTTCTTACTCGAACTGGAAAAAAATAGCTGGATGTTATTCACCTGGTTGTCCAAACCGGTGTCTAGCAACTTAAATGAAGTGGTTGCCATGCAGTAAACTTTAGCTTAGACATCAGAAATTTACCCAGGAAGTACCTTGCAAAATTGCTGATGTCTAAACGAAATTTTCCTTAATTTTCCGCTATAGTAATGGTAAAACAATAACTTATTAATTTGATGCGGCCCTTTTTCCACCATACTGCGTTACTCGATCGGTCGCTTAGCTAGGCTAGGCTCCCTCTTCGTGCCTTGTCTGGTGAAAAAATGACTCCCCTGAAATTAACAACTTATTCTTTCACCATTACTAGTATTTTTTTTAGCATCGAAAGCTACTATGGAGATTATTGAGGTAAAAAATAAGCGCGATTGGAGCCTATTCCACCAGGTGCTTAACACGGTCTACCAACAAGTTCCAAATTATATTTATCCCTTACATAAACAGGTGGAGGAAACCTTTGATCCTGCTATCAATCAAGTGGCTGGAGAGGGAATTTCCAAGTGTTTTGTTTTGCTCGATGAACAGCAACGCCCATCTGGTCGGATTGCCGCCTTTATTGATCCTGGCAAAAATACACAGCAAGACCGACCCAAGGTTGGAGGGATTGGTTTTTTCGAATGTACCGATCATCCCGCAAATGCCCGTGCACTATTTGAACGGGCATTTGCCTATTTACAGCAGCACCAAATAGCTATAGTGGAAGGGCCAATTAATTTTGGAGAACGCGACCGTTATTGGGGTTTATTGGTGAAAGGGTTTGATCCCCCACTCTATCAGGAAAATTACCACCTGCCGTATTATCAACAGTTTTTCCTCGATGCTGGCTTTCAGCCTTTTGAACAAATCTTAACGTTTAAAGGACAATCAGCGGATATTCCCTTTGAACGTTTAAAAACCATTGCTGATCGCTTGAAATTGAGGTACCCGGTGGAAGTTAGGCCCTTAGACTTTAAAAAGACAGATGAGTTTGCAGCGGGTTTTGCTGCCGTATACAATGCTTCTTTCGAAAAGTTTGACCACTTCAAGCCTATTCAGCCGAATCAAATAAAAAAATTCATCGACCAGGCCAAAATAATTGTTGATCCCCAATTGGCTTGCATCGCTTATTATGACGGCGTTCCGGCCGGTTTCATTGCCCTTTATCCCGACATTAACCCTTTCTTAAAAAAGGCAAAAGGCAAATTAAGCTGGTTTCAGCTACCGCTCTTTTTATGGAGAAATCGTTTTGCCAAACAAAAAAATGCCAAGGGAATGGGTTTTGGTATTCACCCTGCCTACCAATCCAAAGGTATCTTTGCGCTACTCGTCGACTACCTCTGTACACCTCGGAATTTGCAGTTGTACCCCTGGATGTACCTGGCTCAAATCAGGACGCACAACCACGAGATCCGAAGCATATATGCCAAGCTGGGCGTACAGATTGACCGGGTGCATGTCACCTACCGAAAACCGTTGGAGGAAGGAATACTTATTGAACCTTTTGAGTTTATCAAAGTATAGTTTTTTAATCCAACATTACAGGTGACAGCCAGCGTTCGGCTTCCTCCTGGCTCATGCCTTTGCGTTTAGCATAATCCTCCACTTGTTCTGATGTTATTTGACCTAACCCAAAATATTTGGCCTCGGGGTGAGCAAAATACCAGCCACTAACCGAAGATGCCGGATACATGGCACAACTCTCGGTCAATTGCATGCCTATGTTTTTTTCTACCTCCAGCAGGGTCCACAGGGTGCGTTTTTCGGTGTGTTCAGGGCAGGCGGGGTAGCCCGGAGCCGGGCGGATGCCCTGGTATTTCTCGGAAATCAGGTCCTCATTGGTCAGGTTTTCGGCGGCGGCAAAGCCCCAGAGCTCCGTTCGCACCTTGTAGTGCATGTATTCGGCCGTCGCCTCAGCCAATCTATCGGCTAAAGACTTGAGCATAATAGATTGATAATCATCATGTTCGGTTTCGAATTTTTCTATCCATTTTTCAATACCGATACCCGCCGTCACGGCAAAGGCGCCGAGGTAGTCTTCGACGCCCGAGGACTTTGGAGCGATATAGTCCGCCAGGCTATGGTTGGGGCGCCCAGGCGCCTTTTGCTGTTGCTGCCGCAAATGATGTAGGACCGCCCTCACTTCGGTCCGTTCCTCATCGGCGTATAATTCAAAATCGTCATCGGTGCTGGCGTTGGCGGGGAATATGCCTACAACGGCACGGGCTTCAAGCCATTTTTCGTCGATGATACGCCGAAGCATACTACGTGCATCATTGTATAGCTTTTGCGCTTCTGTGCCTACAATTTCATCTTGGAGGATGGCGGGAAATTTTCCTGCCAACTGCCAACTCATGAAAAAGGGCGTCCAGTCGATGAAGTCCGTCAGGGTCTCCATTGGAATCGCCTCAAATACCCGAACCCCAATAAAAGAGGGTTTTGGAGGGGTATAGGTAGTCCAGTCCAGTTTTTGCTTATTGGCCCTAGCTTCGGACAGGCTCAGGTATTTCTTATGAGCGGTGCGCCCTGCCCGCTGATCCCGGATCTCCTGATAAGAAGCTTTAACATCCAGGATATAGTCTGCGCTCACATTGGCATCTCCACTCAACAAATTCGAAACCACTGTCACTGCCCGGGAAGCATCCAGCACGTGAACGACGGCTCCCTTGTATCCCGGTTCTATCTTTACAGCCGTGTGTGTCTTGGAGGTCGTCGCGCCACCAATGAGCAATGGAAGGGTAAAACCTTGCCTTTGCATTTCTTTGGCCACATACACCATCTCATCCAGAGAGGGCGTAATCAAACCACTTAGACCAATTATATCTACCTTCTCTTGTATCGCTACTTCCAGGATTTTACTGGCTGGCACCATTACCCCAAGGTCGATGATATCATAGTTATTGCAACCCAAGACCACTCCGACGATGTTTTTCCCGATATCATGCACATCTCCTTTAACTGTTGCCAGTAATATTTTACCTTTTGCCGTTTTTTCGCCAACTTTCTTTTCGGCTTCGATAAAGGGCGTCAAATAGGCAACCGATCTTTTCATCACCCTTGCACTCTTGACCACTTGCGGTAAAAACATTTTCCCACTACCAAATAGGTCTCCCACAATATTCATCCCATCCATCAGCGGTCCTTCAATGACTTCAATCGGGCGGGTATATTTTTGGCGTGCTTCTTCTGTGTCTTCCTCCACATAATCGGTGATGCCACGAACCAAGGCATGGGACAAGCGTTCCTCCACGGTCCCTTCTCGCCAGCCTAAATCCTTTTGGAGGGTTCGACCGCCCGTACCGATAAATCCTTCCGCAAAATCTGTCAGCCTTTCCGTGGCATCGCTTCTCCTGTTAAAAAGTACATCTTCTACCCGTTCCAATAATTCTTTTGGAATTTCCTCATACACTTCAATCATGCCTGCATTGACAATCCCCATATCCATTCCCGCCTGGATGGCATGGTACAAAAAGGCAGCATGCATGGCTTCGCGTACCACATTATTGCCCCGAAAAGAGAAAGAAATATTACTCACCCCTCCGCTAATCTTGACACCAGGGCATAGTTGTTTGATTTGACGGGTTGCTTCTATAAAATTAATGGCATACTCATTATGCTCTTCAATGCCCGTTGCTACGGCAAAAATATTGGGATCAAAAATGATGTCCTGAGGAGGAAAACCGATTTGGGTGGTCAAAATATCGAAGGCTCTTTTACAGATGCTTACCTTTCGTTCGATGGTATCGGCCTGGCCTTTTTCATCAAAAGCCATCACCACTGCAGCGGCGCCATAACGCCGAACGAGCTTGGCTTGCCGGATAAACTCCGCTTCGCCTTCTTTGAGAGAAATCGAATTGACAATACATTTGCCCTGAACGCATTTCAGTCCCGTCTCGATGACATTCCATTTGGAGGAGTCAATCATGATGGGTAACTTGGCAATATCTGGTTCGGCCATGACTAAGTGAAGAAAATGGGCCATGGCTTTTTCGGAGTCCAGCAACCCTTCATCCATGTTTACATCAATAATTTGGGCGCCACCCTCCACCTGGTGTTGGGCCACACTCAGTGCCTCATTCATTTTTCCTTCCTTGATCAAACGGGCAAATTGGCGAGAACCCGTGACATTTGTTCTTTCTCCAACGTTTACAAAATTGGTTTCCGGGCGTATGGTCAATGGCTCCAACCCACTCAATTGGGTGTATTGATGCCCCTTGGGGATTAACCTCGGTTTTAACCCTTCCACTCCTTTCACCATGGCAGCAATATGCGCGGGAGTCGTTCCGCAGCAACCACCAATGATATTGACAAATCCGTTACTGGCAAAATCGCGGATATAATCACTCATTTCGCTGGCGCCTTGGTCATATTCACCAAATTCGTTGGGCAAGCCGGCATTGGGGTAGGCACTAACATAGCAGGTTGCCACTTTTGAAAGGGCTTCCAGGTGAGGGCGCATTTCCTTGGCCCCCAGGGCACAATTCAGTCCGACACTCAGCAAATCTATATGGCTGATGGACACCCAGAATGCTTCTACCGTTTGCCCG from Saprospiraceae bacterium encodes:
- a CDS encoding fused MFS/spermidine synthase; this encodes MNQEPLWKRWSSYLFEWHIESSSSEYNPHLYVSLKKGRYQLSTAHAVYSFADLYDNFGDTFKKIDWENWPVDKVLVLGLGLGSIPLLLEQHLGTTFHCTAVEIDEAVIGLASTYGLPAIQAPLDIVCADARAFVAQSREQFDLICMDVFLDDTVPEIFEQQHFLQQLKDRLTPNGLLLYNRLAATQHDTQSTEKFHKEQFLSVFPAAYALPLKGNWMLANRKIG
- a CDS encoding type B 50S ribosomal protein L31, with amino-acid sequence MKKDTHPSNYRLVVFKDFSSDDTFLTRSCAPTSDKIVWEDGKEYPLVKLEISSYSHPFYTGKMKFVDTAGRIDKFNKKFAKFNKFSKSDAPS
- a CDS encoding GlmU family protein, with amino-acid sequence MAHLILFDNENRDHFLPLTYTRPVCELRVGILSIREKWQHWLKGTVAYITQDYLAGKFPIDYGDENILINGSVLPSPQLVKLIQQMDFNEAFLKGEELIAAKLNGEQLEQLIHDEDFGELKGFDLENTEYLKIDHLWDLFSINEPALVSDFELLTKGRTSAPLSATNNVLGAENIFLEEGASVEFATINATTGPVYIGKQAEIMEGVMIRGPLCVGENSIIKMGAKIYGATTLGPHCKVGGEVKNVIMQGYSSKAHEGFLGDAVIGEWCNLGADTNNSNLKNNYEEVKMWDYAAESFVKTGMQFCGLVMGDHSKTGINTMLNTGTVVGVSSNIFGSDFPRNFIPSFSWGGFKGFQTYRPEKAFEMMERVMARREKDFGVEDRIIMLRIFEDTHKFRKWEA
- a CDS encoding DNA starvation/stationary phase protection protein, which produces MTYLQLKTDKLPTLVAALNSLLANYTVYHQKLLRFHWNVRGENFFELHEVFEKLYQSPALKIDAIAERIQTLKYRPLSMLHQYLEKATIKEKDTFRNDREMVQEVLEDQSILIKNLKDAIQAAKMAEDDATIYLLSSFLLELEKNSWMLFTWLSKPVSSNLNEVVAMQ
- a CDS encoding NUDIX domain-containing protein; this translates as MSNIPLGLKRTAAMVVLRHEQAFLLLERAKPPHQGKFVPVGGKLEPFEDPYSAAIRETKEETGISLSSLQYAGVLIESSPTAYNWQCNIYLADIPYQTPPPCDEGILHWVNYDQIPFIDTPPTDWLIYQYLMRGQVFAFNAIYDENLVLIRMVDEIEGKALNFS
- a CDS encoding GNAT family N-acetyltransferase — protein: MEIIEVKNKRDWSLFHQVLNTVYQQVPNYIYPLHKQVEETFDPAINQVAGEGISKCFVLLDEQQRPSGRIAAFIDPGKNTQQDRPKVGGIGFFECTDHPANARALFERAFAYLQQHQIAIVEGPINFGERDRYWGLLVKGFDPPLYQENYHLPYYQQFFLDAGFQPFEQILTFKGQSADIPFERLKTIADRLKLRYPVEVRPLDFKKTDEFAAGFAAVYNASFEKFDHFKPIQPNQIKKFIDQAKIIVDPQLACIAYYDGVPAGFIALYPDINPFLKKAKGKLSWFQLPLFLWRNRFAKQKNAKGMGFGIHPAYQSKGIFALLVDYLCTPRNLQLYPWMYLAQIRTHNHEIRSIYAKLGVQIDRVHVTYRKPLEEGILIEPFEFIKV
- a CDS encoding response regulator is translated as MKPAKKIIIAEDNRADVELFKFCMSESPFNVELIHFLEGKSLIEYTKSKVLENIAFILLDMHLPGLDGFEILGHLKSQPQLKDMPVITISSLPGQSFYLKCIAHGATEHYLKPSALDKYEEMVNQILYRWCQEDVVKDTSHS